GGCGGTATATTTCGGGTATATGGGCGTTTCCCGGTGTGTCATTTCCGCGCTTGTTGTATCGCATGTATTTCGCACCCGATGGTATTTTTGGGACGATTGCGACTATTTCATCTACTTTTGTCGCGCTTTTTGTGCTTTTTGGCGCGTTTCTCCTGCGTTCGGGTGCGGGCGATTTTATGATTCGTCTGGCGCTCGCGCTGCTCGGGCGCACAGTGGGCGGGCCGGCAAAGATGGCGGTTTTTGCCAGTGGTATGCTCGGTTCAATTTCGGGGAGTGCTGTGGCGAATACGGTGGGGTCGGGTTCGCTTACTATTCCGATGATGAAGCGCACGGGCTTTTCGCCTACGTTTTCAGGCGCGGTCGAGGCGGCGGCATCTACAGGTGGTCAACTCATGCCGCCGATTATGGGTGCGGGTGCGTTTATTATGAGTCAGTGGACGCAAATTCCCTATTTGACCATTGTCGCTGTGTCCTTTATTCCCGCGCTTATCTATTTTTTAAGTGTTACTTTTTTTATTCATTTTCGCGCGCGAAAAAGAGGGATTGCGCCCCTGCCTGCTTCGGAACTCCCAAATATCCGCGATACGATCCGAGAAGGCTGGCATTTTGCGATTCCTATTGTGGTGCTGGTGGGTACACTGATCTACGGTTTTACACCTACGTTTGCCGCGGCAACGGGAACAGCGAGCATTGTTGTTGCGAGTTGGTTGAATAAGAATACGCGCATGAATATCCGAGATATTGTCGATGCACTTGCGCTGGGTGCTCACAATATGATTACCACGGGTATTATTCTGCTGTGTGCGGGTATTATTGTGGGTGTGGTGCTGATGGTTGGCGTTGGGATCAAATTTTCTTTGCTCATTTCAGCGATTGCCGGAAGCAGTGTGCTTATTACTGTTGTGCTCATTGCCATTGCGTCCCTGATTCTGGGCATGGGCTTGCCGGTGACGGCTTCTTATATCGTGCTCGCGGTGCTGGCTGCGCCTGCGCTGACCAATCTGGGGGTGAGTTTGATTGCGGCGCATTTGCTGATTTTCTGGTATTCACAGGATGCCAATGTTACGCCGCCGGTTTGTCTGGCTGCGTATTCCGCTGCGGGTATTGCGGGGGCAAATCCGCTGCGTACGGGTTTTGAGTCGTGGCGCATTGCCAAGGGTATTTATTTTATTCCTCTGCTTTTTTGCTATACGCCCATTCTTTTTGAAGGGGAGACCTGGCGCGTTGTTGAGACAGCGATTGCCGCTCTTCTCGGCCTGCTGTGTTTTGCGGCGGCTTCTGAGGGTTTTCACATGGTGTCGCTGAGTGTATTATACCGCGTCTTGTTTCTGGTGGCAGCGGTGCTGTTGCTTTGGCCTTTTCAGGAAATCGTTTCTTTTTTGAAGATCGTGCAGGTTTTCGACAATGCCGAGAATTGGAATCTGGTCGGTCACGCGATTGGCGGAGCTATTTTACTTGTTCTGATGTTGGTGCAAAAACGCGTCGCTACATAAGATCGTCTGAGTCGGCCAGTTGCACTGTCAGTTTGGTCAACGCTTGGATGAGGCGTACAATTTTTTGCAGGTCGATTGCAAGGGGCCAGCGGTCGGTGGGATGATGGAAGAGGCGATTGCGACCTGTGATGGAAATATATTGCCCGCCTCTGTCGTAGATATTCCGCGCTTCGCCGCCAGGGCGCGTGCCAACAGGTGTAAAGTCAATTGCAGAGACACCGGTCTCCGCGATGGCTCGATGGGCCAATTGCGCCAATTCCTCGCGCGACGCTTGAAGTCTTATGGGACAG
This genomic interval from Gemmatimonadota bacterium contains the following:
- a CDS encoding TRAP transporter permease, coding for MNSEFEQGGEVSTPHRVLTGRHQVLVVVVGVCLSLFHLWSNTLGVLPELQRNATHYAFILFLGYLLYPVSSRYASRTLILDYIFAVLSLVTALYLVFFEDALHARNEVPNTADLIFAGIAILLLLEITRRTTGFFIPLLALVFLTYALFWGRYISGIWAFPGVSFPRLLYRMYFAPDGIFGTIATISSTFVALFVLFGAFLLRSGAGDFMIRLALALLGRTVGGPAKMAVFASGMLGSISGSAVANTVGSGSLTIPMMKRTGFSPTFSGAVEAAASTGGQLMPPIMGAGAFIMSQWTQIPYLTIVAVSFIPALIYFLSVTFFIHFRARKRGIAPLPASELPNIRDTIREGWHFAIPIVVLVGTLIYGFTPTFAAATGTASIVVASWLNKNTRMNIRDIVDALALGAHNMITTGIILLCAGIIVGVVLMVGVGIKFSLLISAIAGSSVLITVVLIAIASLILGMGLPVTASYIVLAVLAAPALTNLGVSLIAAHLLIFWYSQDANVTPPVCLAAYSAAGIAGANPLRTGFESWRIAKGIYFIPLLFCYTPILFEGETWRVVETAIAALLGLLCFAAASEGFHMVSLSVLYRVLFLVAAVLLLWPFQEIVSFLKIVQVFDNAENWNLVGHAIGGAILLVLMLVQKRVAT